A region from the Desmospora profundinema genome encodes:
- a CDS encoding MetS family NSS transporter small subunit, with translation MNPEAIAVLVIGATGLWGGLAYFLWHAYRVGQRKKTNP, from the coding sequence ATGAATCCGGAAGCTATAGCGGTGCTGGTAATTGGCGCAACAGGCTTGTGGGGCGGGCTGGCTTATTTCCTCTGGCATGCCTATCGAGTCGGGCAGAGGAAAAAAACCAATCCATGA
- a CDS encoding sodium-dependent transporter, translating into MAQVRDQWTTRAGFILVAMGSAIGLGNIWRYPYTVYDNGGGAFLIPYFVALLTAGIPLLLLEYSLGHRYKGSAPLSYRRLSQKWEWLGWWQVFMSFFIVTYYIIIIGWALSFAYYSIGTQWGDDTNAFFFGSYLGVSDSFWNFGGLQWKVLLPVLLIWGFVYFVMRQKAHKGIERLNRILLPILIVMLVIITIRGITLEGATDGLNVLLTPDFSALLDHNVWIAAYGQVFFSLSVGFATMITYASYLAKDTDLSNSGFIAALSNAGFEFLAALGVFGALGYLALTTGNDIQEVVSSGIGLAFVVFPQIINTFPGFNDFFGLLFFGSLTFAGLTSAVSLLEPGVSALRDKFDLGRTKAVNIVCGVAAVVSILYTFGGGIRFLDVVDNFLNSYGLLFGALAMITAVAWTTNQLDNMQSHINNVSDVYIGAWWKICVKYVTPVMLLFMLVQNLMQNFMLDYEGYPIVGNLTLGWGAFFTTLLLGIITARMKWKANTEMLDLFRKMKEGA; encoded by the coding sequence ATGGCACAAGTAAGAGACCAGTGGACCACACGGGCCGGGTTTATCCTGGTAGCCATGGGTTCGGCAATCGGTTTGGGCAATATCTGGCGGTATCCGTACACGGTCTATGACAACGGAGGAGGGGCCTTCTTAATTCCTTATTTCGTGGCCCTTCTGACAGCCGGGATCCCGCTTCTGTTGTTGGAGTATTCGTTGGGACATCGCTACAAAGGGTCGGCACCGCTATCCTACCGTCGATTATCGCAAAAGTGGGAATGGCTCGGCTGGTGGCAGGTATTTATGTCGTTCTTCATCGTTACGTACTATATCATTATCATCGGCTGGGCTTTAAGCTTTGCGTACTATTCGATCGGAACTCAGTGGGGGGACGACACAAACGCCTTCTTCTTCGGAAGTTATCTCGGGGTTTCTGACAGCTTCTGGAATTTCGGCGGGTTACAATGGAAAGTATTGCTGCCGGTTCTTCTGATCTGGGGCTTTGTCTACTTTGTCATGAGGCAAAAGGCGCACAAGGGAATTGAACGTCTCAACCGGATCCTGTTGCCGATCCTGATCGTGATGCTGGTCATCATCACCATCCGCGGCATCACGCTCGAAGGGGCAACCGACGGTCTGAACGTCCTACTGACACCCGATTTTTCTGCGTTGCTAGATCACAATGTATGGATCGCCGCCTACGGTCAGGTGTTCTTCTCACTCAGTGTCGGTTTTGCTACCATGATCACCTACGCCAGCTATCTGGCGAAAGACACCGATCTTTCCAACAGCGGTTTTATCGCGGCACTCTCCAATGCCGGCTTTGAATTTTTGGCCGCGTTAGGCGTCTTCGGTGCCTTGGGTTATCTGGCTCTCACCACGGGGAATGACATCCAGGAAGTGGTATCCAGCGGAATCGGCCTTGCCTTTGTCGTCTTTCCGCAGATCATCAATACATTCCCCGGCTTCAACGATTTCTTTGGCCTGTTGTTCTTCGGCTCGCTCACTTTCGCCGGTTTGACTTCAGCGGTATCCCTGTTGGAGCCGGGAGTATCGGCCCTTCGGGACAAGTTCGACCTGGGACGCACCAAAGCGGTGAACATCGTTTGCGGAGTGGCTGCCGTCGTCAGCATTCTGTACACCTTCGGAGGCGGCATTCGCTTCTTGGACGTGGTGGACAATTTCCTCAACTCCTACGGTTTGTTGTTCGGTGCATTGGCCATGATCACCGCCGTCGCTTGGACTACCAACCAATTGGATAACATGCAGTCCCACATCAACAACGTGTCTGATGTTTACATCGGTGCCTGGTGGAAAATCTGCGTTAAGTATGTGACTCCGGTCATGCTGTTGTTCATGCTGGTACAGAACCTGATGCAAAACTTCATGCTCGACTATGAAGGGTACCCCATTGTCGGGAATTTGACGTTGGGATGGGGCGCCTTCTTTACTACTCTGTTGCTGGGAATCATCACGGCCCGCATGAAGTGGAAGGCAAATACTGAAATGCTGGATCTCTTCCGCAAAATGAAGGAGGGAGCCTGA
- a CDS encoding MetS family NSS transporter small subunit, whose protein sequence is MGTGAWIMFAIGATVLWGGLGYFLWVAYRSKKEAA, encoded by the coding sequence ATGGGAACTGGTGCATGGATCATGTTTGCCATCGGTGCAACGGTATTGTGGGGCGGTCTCGGCTACTTTCTGTGGGTGGCTTACCGCAGTAAAAAGGAAGCTGCCTGA
- a CDS encoding M23 family metallopeptidase, with translation MYKKWLSFLLACICFLHAIPTTTFAVSDESNEHVERRQLLEKVETLTGVPWYVLAAMDQYERNIQRVRRDLTERKGPISIQIPPERWSGLANPDPHDTVPESIRFFGGIGRDGNQDGSADPDDPLDILFTITQFLRAHGLSRDDLRTGIWNYYQHPVTVDVISHLADIYQHYGTTDLDRHTFPMPLRYNYTYHNTWGDRRGWGGLRIHEGTDIFADYGTPVLSTCYGYVELKGWNRFGGWRVGIRDTRNNYHYYAHLSRFEKDLQQGAIVHPGQVIGYVGSSGYGPPGTSGKFPPHLHYGMYKFNGRTTFSFDPYPYLKAWERSAYKKWKEERKAKRKKK, from the coding sequence ATGTACAAAAAGTGGTTGTCTTTCCTGTTGGCTTGTATTTGCTTTCTTCATGCGATCCCAACAACGACGTTCGCTGTTTCCGACGAATCGAACGAACATGTGGAACGAAGACAGTTGCTGGAAAAAGTGGAGACATTGACGGGAGTTCCCTGGTATGTGTTGGCCGCCATGGATCAATACGAACGGAACATCCAACGAGTCAGGCGGGATTTAACGGAACGAAAAGGACCCATCTCCATCCAGATACCTCCGGAGCGCTGGAGCGGCCTGGCTAATCCCGACCCTCACGATACAGTACCGGAGTCGATCCGATTTTTCGGTGGAATTGGTCGGGACGGGAATCAGGACGGATCAGCCGATCCCGACGATCCGTTGGATATTTTGTTTACCATCACCCAGTTTTTACGGGCTCACGGTTTGTCCCGGGATGACCTGCGTACAGGGATTTGGAATTACTACCAACACCCCGTGACAGTGGACGTAATTTCTCATTTGGCGGATATTTACCAGCATTATGGAACTACGGATCTGGACCGTCACACGTTCCCCATGCCGCTCCGATATAACTACACCTACCACAATACCTGGGGAGATCGTCGCGGATGGGGAGGGTTACGGATCCATGAAGGAACGGATATCTTTGCCGATTATGGAACACCGGTATTATCCACCTGCTATGGTTATGTCGAGTTAAAAGGGTGGAACCGTTTCGGTGGATGGCGCGTCGGGATTCGGGACACCCGGAACAATTACCATTATTACGCCCATCTAAGCCGATTTGAAAAAGATCTGCAACAAGGCGCCATTGTCCATCCCGGACAAGTGATCGGCTATGTGGGCTCCTCCGGTTACGGCCCTCCCGGCACTTCCGGTAAATTTCCCCCACACCTTCACTACGGGATGTATAAGTTCAACGGACGCACCACCTTTTCATTTGATCCCTACCCGTACCTGAAAGCCTGGGAGCGGTCGGCATACAAGAAATGGAAAGAAGAACGGAAAGCGAAACGGAAAAAAAAGTAG
- the lipA gene encoding lipoyl synthase: MATPIQRKPEWLKTKLTVNENFREIKRMMRGKTLHTVCEEAKCPNIHECWAVHRTATFMILGDICTRACRFCAVKTGLPTELDWQEPERVAEAVEQMGLKHTVITSVARDDLKDGGAAIFAATIQAVRKRNPLTSVEVLIPDFQGNRDALQTVMDARPDVLNHNMETVRRRSDRVRSKAKYDRSLELLKQAKEMQPDIPTKSSIMIGVGEEWHEILETMDDLRAVDCNIMTIGQYLQPTKKHLKLEKYYTPQEFRDLKEAGMKRGFDHVESGPLVRSSYHAHDQVQAAKKSIATN; the protein is encoded by the coding sequence TTGGCAACTCCTATACAGCGAAAGCCGGAATGGCTGAAAACAAAATTGACGGTTAATGAAAATTTCCGCGAGATCAAGCGGATGATGAGGGGGAAAACCCTGCATACCGTTTGTGAAGAAGCAAAATGCCCCAACATACATGAATGCTGGGCGGTACATCGAACGGCCACCTTTATGATCCTGGGAGATATCTGTACCCGGGCTTGCCGTTTTTGCGCAGTCAAAACAGGACTCCCTACGGAATTGGATTGGCAGGAGCCAGAGCGGGTGGCGGAAGCGGTGGAACAGATGGGTCTGAAACACACCGTAATCACCTCGGTGGCCCGTGACGATTTGAAAGACGGGGGAGCTGCCATCTTTGCCGCCACGATCCAGGCGGTAAGGAAACGGAATCCGCTCACCAGTGTGGAGGTGTTGATTCCGGACTTTCAAGGGAATCGCGATGCCCTGCAGACGGTGATGGATGCCCGCCCCGATGTATTAAACCACAACATGGAGACGGTACGACGCCGTTCCGACCGTGTACGGTCCAAGGCGAAATACGACCGCTCCCTGGAATTGCTGAAACAGGCGAAAGAGATGCAGCCGGATATTCCTACCAAATCCAGCATCATGATCGGTGTGGGGGAAGAGTGGCACGAAATCCTGGAAACAATGGATGACTTACGTGCCGTCGATTGCAATATCATGACCATCGGACAATATTTGCAACCGACGAAAAAACACTTGAAATTGGAAAAATATTATACTCCCCAAGAGTTTCGCGATCTGAAAGAAGCAGGAATGAAACGGGGCTTTGATCATGTGGAGTCCGGTCCTTTGGTACGCAGTTCGTACCATGCCCACGATCAGGTGCAGGCAGCCAAAAAATCCATCGCCACCAACTGA
- a CDS encoding YhcN/YlaJ family sporulation lipoprotein — MKRLIVILFVCLWMTTSCAPAARPDNGYNESLYREPEGAMEYVRDDRRFRGAQFDMIGYSRQTGNEMYNATDGGAVPGPDVYIDRNVLARHIAFLTTKLPQIDDAAVLVTDDQVLIGVTGREGKPDEDTLYEAKRTALSLTPRYFKIHVTGDPEARSQIMNIGSQAGTARATLNGQEMEELLERMGADTPLDQRFEREDEPFSQGKRPMTHKRMTPSAGELSH, encoded by the coding sequence ATGAAACGGCTCATCGTGATTCTGTTTGTATGTTTATGGATGACCACATCCTGCGCCCCTGCTGCACGCCCGGATAACGGATATAATGAATCCCTTTACCGTGAACCAGAAGGGGCGATGGAATATGTCCGAGACGACCGGCGTTTTCGAGGAGCGCAATTTGATATGATCGGCTACAGCCGCCAAACGGGAAACGAAATGTATAATGCTACTGACGGCGGAGCGGTTCCAGGGCCGGATGTCTACATCGACCGGAACGTATTGGCTCGACATATCGCTTTTTTGACAACCAAGTTGCCCCAGATTGATGATGCAGCGGTTTTAGTAACGGACGACCAGGTTTTGATCGGGGTGACAGGCCGAGAAGGCAAGCCGGATGAAGATACCTTGTATGAAGCCAAACGAACTGCTCTCAGCCTAACACCCCGTTATTTCAAGATTCATGTTACCGGTGATCCGGAAGCACGAAGTCAGATTATGAACATCGGATCCCAGGCAGGAACCGCACGGGCCACATTAAACGGTCAAGAAATGGAGGAGTTGCTGGAACGGATGGGGGCAGATACTCCTCTCGATCAAAGATTTGAACGGGAAGACGAACCATTCTCCCAGGGAAAGCGTCCGATGACCCATAAGCGGATGACTCCCTCCGCCGGAGAACTGTCTCATTGA
- a CDS encoding YutD family protein codes for MERLEIQGVTYELVKNHKNGWNPDAFQKRYSEVLDKYEFIVGDWGYGQLRLKGFFTDRHPRATRETKISHFEEYLHEFCNFGCAYFVLRRVKPPPPQQRRGRQKGRRSKNSCHSR; via the coding sequence ATGGAGCGATTGGAGATACAGGGAGTCACGTATGAACTGGTAAAAAACCACAAAAACGGCTGGAACCCGGATGCATTTCAAAAGCGGTACAGCGAAGTCTTGGATAAATATGAATTTATCGTGGGGGATTGGGGGTATGGCCAGCTTCGATTAAAAGGGTTTTTTACGGATCGGCACCCGCGGGCCACACGGGAAACGAAAATCAGCCATTTTGAGGAATATCTGCACGAATTCTGCAACTTTGGTTGTGCCTATTTCGTTTTGCGCCGGGTGAAACCGCCGCCACCCCAACAGCGACGTGGACGACAGAAAGGGCGTCGGAGCAAAAACTCTTGTCACTCCCGTTAA
- a CDS encoding DUF3055 domain-containing protein gives MSNEEWMFLYDDVEDTRTRFVSFVGETSRFDLGITSTRRFYGKLLVFNIQSNRYALIGSDDLEEPGYLEHVYGMSEEEASELKEYLHSLL, from the coding sequence ATGTCCAACGAAGAATGGATGTTCCTGTACGACGATGTAGAAGACACCCGCACCCGATTCGTCAGTTTCGTCGGCGAAACCAGCCGCTTCGATTTGGGAATCACCTCCACCCGGCGATTTTACGGAAAGCTATTGGTGTTTAACATTCAATCCAATCGCTATGCCCTTATCGGTTCAGACGATCTGGAGGAACCGGGTTATTTGGAACATGTTTATGGAATGAGCGAAGAGGAAGCCAGCGAGCTGAAAGAGTATTTGCATTCCCTTCTGTAA
- a CDS encoding MerR family transcriptional regulator translates to MAEQAYITTREAAERLHVHARTVRKWIDAFEEYISPDVNDRGHYMLTEESFRRLENIQERLQETNKSMRQIRQDLMKEGEWEVERISEDSPPQEEEALSPALPFNQEVPVHRIVGSLDEIGEMMETVFTRLDQLEDHVFTMFDVMEEMERTVAAAQVKQQHNMVPVTTVQNMIDEIGKKHDQLKMELRNATFSHRLASATSESQMTPRRQKKARFLGIF, encoded by the coding sequence ATGGCTGAACAAGCGTACATTACCACACGGGAGGCCGCCGAACGCCTCCACGTCCACGCGCGCACGGTCCGAAAGTGGATCGATGCTTTTGAAGAATACATCTCTCCCGATGTAAACGATCGTGGTCATTACATGCTGACAGAAGAAAGTTTTAGGCGGCTGGAAAACATTCAAGAGCGTTTGCAAGAAACAAACAAGTCCATGCGTCAGATTCGGCAGGATCTGATGAAAGAAGGAGAATGGGAAGTGGAAAGAATTTCAGAGGATTCCCCTCCGCAGGAAGAGGAGGCCCTCTCTCCCGCCCTGCCTTTTAATCAGGAAGTGCCCGTCCACCGAATTGTGGGAAGCCTAGATGAAATCGGCGAGATGATGGAAACGGTATTTACTCGTTTGGATCAATTGGAGGATCACGTATTCACCATGTTTGACGTCATGGAGGAGATGGAGCGAACGGTAGCCGCCGCTCAAGTCAAACAGCAGCATAACATGGTACCCGTCACCACCGTTCAAAACATGATCGACGAAATCGGCAAAAAGCACGATCAACTGAAAATGGAGCTGCGCAACGCCACATTTTCACACCGACTGGCTTCCGCCACTTCCGAAAGCCAAATGACACCCCGGCGGCAAAAGAAAGCCCGATTCCTTGGGATCTTTTGA
- a CDS encoding acyltransferase family protein translates to MSIPKPEEIKPRQRDYYFDNVKFLLVLLVVIGHAYASLIDDSTILKVSYLAIYSFHMPLFILIAGYFSKNIHKEDQSKKIIASILIPYVIFEILYSVYDHLLYGTDRIDISILEPYWIMWFLFSMFLWRLILPYFITLKYPLATAFALSIMIGYVDEADRYLSLSRTVAFFPFFLLGYLLQRHHFDWLFKSVKRWVAWIGLAALFPLMYGLEFLSPLDANWRQWMFFALPYEDVGHTEWYAGLYRLGLMALALMVSILFLVIVPRGKTVFSEWGARSIYVYLFHGFFIRAYTAFNWNELFSGPIFYLTVTLASVLLTILLSSKWVMAATHPLVQPKAHWIFHEKRSTRRLKNPSDATSS, encoded by the coding sequence ATGAGCATTCCAAAGCCGGAAGAAATCAAACCAAGGCAACGGGATTATTACTTTGACAATGTAAAATTTCTGTTAGTCTTGTTAGTAGTGATCGGACATGCCTATGCATCGCTCATTGATGACAGTACGATCTTGAAAGTGTCTTACCTGGCTATTTATTCTTTCCATATGCCCTTGTTCATCCTGATTGCCGGTTACTTCTCAAAAAACATCCACAAAGAAGACCAGAGTAAAAAAATTATCGCCAGCATTCTGATCCCTTACGTGATATTCGAAATACTATACTCGGTCTACGATCACTTGCTCTATGGTACAGACCGGATCGATATCTCCATCCTGGAACCCTATTGGATTATGTGGTTCCTGTTCAGCATGTTTTTATGGCGGTTGATTCTTCCCTATTTCATCACGCTGAAATACCCATTGGCTACCGCCTTTGCCCTATCCATTATGATCGGGTATGTGGACGAAGCCGACCGCTACCTCAGTTTATCACGGACCGTTGCTTTCTTTCCCTTCTTCTTGTTGGGGTATTTGTTGCAACGACACCATTTTGACTGGTTGTTCAAATCCGTAAAGCGCTGGGTCGCCTGGATTGGATTGGCTGCATTGTTTCCACTGATGTATGGTCTGGAATTCTTATCTCCTCTTGACGCCAACTGGCGTCAGTGGATGTTTTTCGCCCTTCCCTATGAGGATGTGGGGCATACCGAATGGTACGCCGGTCTCTATCGTCTCGGCTTGATGGCCCTTGCACTGATGGTATCCATCCTGTTCCTGGTGATTGTCCCCCGCGGCAAGACTGTATTTAGTGAATGGGGCGCCCGGTCTATCTATGTTTACCTGTTTCACGGGTTTTTCATCCGGGCTTACACCGCTTTTAACTGGAATGAACTCTTCTCGGGCCCGATCTTTTACTTGACTGTGACACTCGCTTCCGTTTTGCTGACAATCCTCCTCTCTTCCAAATGGGTGATGGCGGCTACCCATCCCCTGGTTCAACCGAAAGCTCACTGGATTTTCCATGAAAAGCGAAGCACTCGGCGACTAAAGAATCCGTCTGATGCAACTTCGTCTTAA
- a CDS encoding spore coat protein encodes MQQQNQQQATPQQSTGLPQVKGPEMNDRDRINDVLAMIKYMNVAYNVAVNEASNDTLYQMQMNILTNLHQAQRDVYNAMAAKGWYKTDPADMQKIQQTYQQFSNYQTQFPYS; translated from the coding sequence ATGCAGCAACAAAACCAACAGCAAGCCACTCCTCAGCAATCCACCGGACTTCCCCAGGTAAAAGGACCGGAGATGAATGATCGTGACCGGATCAATGATGTTCTCGCCATGATCAAGTATATGAACGTTGCTTACAATGTCGCCGTAAATGAGGCAAGCAACGACACGCTGTACCAGATGCAGATGAACATATTGACCAACCTGCACCAGGCCCAACGGGATGTGTACAACGCCATGGCCGCCAAGGGGTGGTATAAAACGGACCCCGCTGACATGCAAAAAATACAACAAACCTACCAGCAGTTCAGTAACTATCAAACCCAGTTTCCTTACTCCTGA
- a CDS encoding DUF86 domain-containing protein has protein sequence MVYQVDTARIQSQLAYLDRCCRVLDEVGNATDDASFFAASRALHIGVECVIDVGSVMIDGFIMRDPGGYEDIIDIMEDERVIPQEGVRRLKRLVALRDRLARHYTGVEQQEVVTAIREGREMFPTFISWVNRYLKQELGAQWDGGDRR, from the coding sequence ATGGTATACCAAGTGGACACCGCCCGGATCCAGTCCCAGCTGGCTTATCTGGACCGTTGTTGCCGGGTACTGGATGAGGTGGGGAATGCAACGGACGATGCTTCATTTTTTGCCGCTTCACGTGCGTTACATATCGGGGTGGAATGTGTGATCGACGTGGGGAGTGTCATGATCGATGGATTTATTATGCGTGATCCGGGAGGGTATGAAGACATCATCGACATCATGGAGGATGAGCGGGTGATCCCGCAGGAGGGGGTGCGGCGCCTAAAACGGCTGGTGGCGCTCCGGGATCGGTTAGCCCGTCATTATACCGGAGTGGAACAACAGGAAGTGGTAACGGCAATCCGGGAGGGGAGAGAAATGTTCCCGACGTTTATCTCCTGGGTAAACCGTTACCTGAAGCAAGAACTGGGAGCGCAATGGGATGGGGGAGACAGGAGGTGA
- a CDS encoding helix-turn-helix transcriptional regulator: MKQQSSTRNQILTMLKMDAPLTVSQMAERLGITEMAVRRHLNTLERDHLVQSRLLRQSMGRPSSQYELTDQSEGHFPKRYRVFTLDLLEDLEAVDGTEKVKQLFERRRDRLAEQYRHCFSGKTLKERVRVLADLQDQKGYMVKWRQLESREFVLTENNCPIAEVADRYPQACECEMSFFRTMLDADVQRTECKASGDRRCTYRIAEMKGKA; encoded by the coding sequence ATGAAACAACAATCATCCACGCGCAATCAGATTCTCACCATGTTGAAGATGGATGCTCCTCTGACTGTCAGCCAGATGGCCGAAAGGCTGGGGATCACGGAAATGGCGGTCAGGCGTCATCTGAACACGCTGGAGCGGGACCATCTGGTCCAGTCCCGACTGTTGCGCCAATCGATGGGACGGCCGTCGAGCCAGTATGAGTTGACAGATCAATCGGAAGGACACTTCCCCAAACGATACCGGGTCTTCACATTGGACTTGTTGGAGGATCTGGAAGCCGTGGACGGAACGGAAAAAGTAAAACAGCTGTTTGAACGACGGCGGGATCGGCTTGCCGAGCAATATCGTCATTGTTTCTCCGGAAAAACACTGAAAGAACGGGTGCGGGTGCTTGCTGACCTCCAGGATCAAAAAGGGTATATGGTGAAATGGCGCCAGCTGGAATCCCGTGAATTTGTATTAACGGAAAATAACTGCCCGATCGCCGAGGTTGCGGATCGCTACCCGCAAGCCTGTGAGTGTGAGATGAGTTTTTTCCGAACCATGTTGGATGCAGATGTGCAACGGACAGAATGCAAAGCGTCAGGTGACCGGCGTTGTACGTATCGGATTGCTGAAATGAAGGGGAAAGCCTGA
- a CDS encoding class I SAM-dependent methyltransferase, whose product MPWYEESFGEDYLLVYKHRSRERADREIEAVVHWLGLKPGAALLDLCCGTGRHSIPLYHHGFSVTGVDLSPVLLQVAKTESAGLDLPFYRGDMRELPFEADSFDGVVNLFTSFGYFEEDEENERVLQEMTRVVKPKGRFVIDYLNHAAVERGLVPESERMEDGARIREKRWIEEGFVKKEIEVTDDRGTRRYREQVKLYTREQMEGLMAQAGLVVESVKGDFDSSRYVKAESPRMIFTGSVKG is encoded by the coding sequence ATGCCATGGTATGAGGAAAGTTTTGGAGAAGATTATCTGTTGGTGTACAAGCATCGGAGCCGGGAGCGGGCGGACCGCGAGATAGAGGCAGTGGTTCATTGGCTGGGGCTGAAACCAGGTGCGGCCTTATTGGATTTGTGCTGCGGCACCGGCCGTCATTCCATCCCGTTGTATCATCACGGCTTTTCCGTGACGGGGGTGGACCTTTCTCCTGTCTTACTGCAAGTGGCGAAGACGGAGTCAGCTGGCTTGGACCTTCCTTTTTACCGAGGGGATATGCGAGAACTTCCCTTTGAAGCGGACTCTTTCGATGGAGTGGTCAATCTGTTTACCTCCTTTGGTTACTTTGAAGAGGACGAGGAGAATGAGCGGGTTTTACAGGAAATGACCCGGGTGGTGAAACCGAAAGGACGGTTTGTCATCGATTATCTGAACCACGCCGCAGTAGAGCGGGGGCTTGTTCCAGAGAGCGAACGAATGGAAGACGGGGCCCGAATCCGGGAAAAACGCTGGATCGAGGAGGGTTTTGTCAAGAAGGAGATCGAGGTGACGGATGACAGGGGGACACGGCGTTATCGGGAACAGGTGAAACTCTACACCCGGGAACAGATGGAAGGGTTGATGGCCCAAGCGGGGCTGGTGGTGGAATCGGTAAAAGGGGATTTTGATTCCAGTCGTTACGTGAAAGCGGAAAGTCCCCGTATGATTTTTACGGGGAGTGTGAAAGGATGA
- a CDS encoding TIGR01457 family HAD-type hydrolase, whose translation MSYRYRGYLIDLDGTLFRGREVIEGGLAFVSGLEKRGIQTLYLTNNASRTPEQVAEKLRDFGYPAAPEQVVTSAQATAHWIGEQFGRPSVYAIGEEGLRKALHEAGCTFEEQNPDVVVMGIDRAFSYDKMKTACLAIHAGARFIGTNGDRALPTEEGLLPGNGSLIAGVAAATGIRPTFIGKPERPIMDFALKRLGMKPEETLVVGDNLMTDILAGVNVGIDTLLVFSGVTTPMEYRQSKVKATYTVSDLREWDYI comes from the coding sequence ATGAGCTACCGATACCGCGGTTATTTAATTGATTTGGATGGAACGCTGTTTCGGGGGCGGGAAGTGATCGAGGGAGGGCTTGCGTTTGTCTCGGGTCTGGAGAAGAGGGGAATCCAAACGCTCTATCTGACCAACAACGCCTCTCGAACGCCGGAGCAGGTGGCAGAAAAATTAAGAGACTTCGGTTACCCGGCCGCACCGGAGCAAGTGGTCACTTCCGCTCAGGCGACCGCCCACTGGATCGGAGAACAGTTTGGTCGGCCCTCCGTCTATGCCATCGGGGAGGAAGGGCTTCGGAAGGCCTTGCACGAGGCGGGATGCACCTTTGAAGAACAGAATCCCGATGTGGTGGTGATGGGCATCGATCGGGCGTTTTCCTATGATAAGATGAAGACGGCGTGTCTGGCGATTCATGCAGGGGCTCGTTTCATCGGGACTAATGGCGATCGGGCTTTACCGACAGAGGAGGGGTTGTTACCCGGAAACGGTTCTCTGATTGCCGGAGTGGCAGCGGCGACCGGCATCCGGCCCACTTTCATCGGAAAACCGGAACGGCCCATCATGGATTTTGCGCTGAAGCGTTTGGGCATGAAGCCAGAGGAGACGTTGGTTGTAGGGGATAACCTCATGACCGATATTTTGGCCGGGGTAAATGTGGGGATCGATACATTACTGGTGTTCAGCGGTGTGACCACTCCGATGGAATACCGACAATCGAAGGTAAAAGCGACCTATACCGTCTCCGATTTGCGGGAGTGGGATTACATCTAG